In Amphiura filiformis chromosome 2, Afil_fr2py, whole genome shotgun sequence, one DNA window encodes the following:
- the LOC140146533 gene encoding uncharacterized protein, producing the protein MCEYDTDECFSNPCVHGRCMDRVAAFTCYCDRGYYGTLCEYKTSQIRLVNGSSVYEGRVEILSNNTWGTVCDDSWDANNARAVCRQLGLQYFAAEAVGRAYFGQGSGPILLDDVHCLRYHQSLDECNHRGWGIHDCAHGQDAGVICTDETDECLSNPCVHGFCFDRVDAFYCHCSKGYHGTLCEHDTDECLSNPCVHGDCKNMFGGFECECYDASYYGILCEHDAYDCRSNPCVYGYCKDGAAAFTCECFSGYYGTLCEYEINECQSSPCRNGGNCSDAIRGFHCDCPEGYEGNRCDIDTDECLSSPCIHGYCKDGVGTFTCECFTGYDGTLCGYAMISDGLITLISFGGVTVFLLVFIPTCVYCVRRYRSSKQRSKTHGSWSKYIIVGISGDKIDAGNIDYQECIGEGGFGSVRRVSFKKPYKGYKEAAGKTVVYEIGKIEIEVMSQLRHPNIVNLLGICEIPRAHVILMEYSPNGSLHNYLKDPSKPLPYELQKRWAKESALAINYLHGQKFLHRDIKPSNCLLFQDNLLKLCDFGLAREIKDSQTTSCQMGTYRYMAPEIHLGNGRGRAVYSRPVDVWAYGMLILEICTRKPPFHDLEFHNVGVEVGRGVKPFIPEHCPKGLANIMQQCWNTNPKQRPTMIYIVEALGDWSLQREIQPAHHKYHRIACCPNGDMVTSYKDELCLFDCDGKFKMQLISTETDSDMKIGFVCNICVSSKGYIFVVSDSCRFVHVFTTEGNYNHCFTPGDDSNTSVKWKCLAIDREGHLLVGDSERGIITSHACPDGVQEGWSRVVKKINCSLGYYPSMVVNSKNQILIHSHPALDSVYSRVVAIDYSGNEVFTFTPEFDDDLTGRKVIPYGIGCNDSNNIYVAMDPGMLVYNRGHIHRYSPTGVFLQCIAKGLYNPCDLSMTPDGSLMVANGKSILKYHLQ; encoded by the exons ATGTGTGAATATG ACACAGACGAATGTTTTTCGAACCCTTGCGTTCATGGACGTTGTATGGACAGAGTCGCTGCATTTACCTGTTATTGCGACAGAGGATACTATGGAACTCTTTGCGAATATA AGACCAGCCAAATTCGACTTGTCAATGGTAGCAGCGTTTATGAGGGAAGAGTTGAAATATTATCCAATAACACCTGGGGCACAGTTTGTGATGACTCGTGGGATGCCAATAATGCAAGGGCAGTGTGTCGTCAACTTGGATTACAATACTTTGCTGCAGAAGCCGTTGGAAGAGCTTACTTTGGCCAAGGATCTGGACCGATATTGCTGGATGATGTACACTGTTTAAGATATCATCAGAGTTTGGACGAATGTAACCATCGTGGATGGGGAATTCATGATTGCGCACACGGGCAGGATGCCGGAGTAATTTGCACCGATG AAACCGACGAATGTCTTTCGAACCCTTGCGTACACGGATTTTGTTTTGACAGAGTTGATGCATTTTATTGTCATTGCTCTAAAGGATACCATGGGACTCTTTGCGAACACG ACACAGACGAATGTCTTTCGAACCCCTGCGTACACGGAGATTGCAAGAACATGTTCGGTGGATTTGAATGTGAATGCTACGATGCATCATACTACGGGATTCTGTGCGAGCATG ACGCATACGACTGTCGTTCGAACCCCTGCGTTTACGGATATTGTAAGGACGGTGCGGCTGCATTTACATGTGAATGCTTTTCAGGATACTACGGGACTCTGTGCGAATATG AAATAAATGAATGTCAGTCGTCTCCATGTCGGAATGGTGGCAATTGTAGTGACGCAATTCGTGGTTTTCATTGCGATTGCCCCGAAGGCTATGAAGGAAACCGATGCGACATAG ATACGGACGAATGTCTTTCGAGCCCCTGTATTCATGGATATTGTAAAGACGGAGTCGGTACATTTACATGTGAATGCTTCACAGGATACGACGGGACTCTGTGCGGTTATGCTATGATCTCGG ATGGACTTATAACTCTCATTTCATTTGGTGGTGTTACGGTGTTTCTTCTCGTGTTCATCCCGACCTGTGTATACTGTGTTAGAAG ATACCGTTCCTCCAAGCAGAGAAGTAAAACCCATGGAAGCTGGTCGAA ATATATCATAGTGGGCATATCAGGTGATAAAATTGATGCTGGCAACATTGACTACCAAGAATGCATTGGAGAAGGTGGATTTGGGTCAGTCAGACGCGTGTCATTTAAAAAGCCCTACAAAGGATACAAAGAGGCTGCCGGAAAAACAGTAGTTTATGAGATAGGAAAGATAGAGATTGAAGTCATGAGCCAACTACGTCATCCAAACATAGTTAACTTACTTGGTATCTGTGAAATCCCACGTGCTCATGTTATTCTAATGGAATATTCACCTAATGGTTCACTGCATAATTACCTAAAAGATCCATCAAAGCCTCTGCCATATGAGCTGCAGAAAAGGTGGGCAAAAGAGTCGGCACTTGCAATCAACTATCTTCACGGACAGAAATTCTTGCACAGGGACATCAAGCCCTCAAACTGTCTTCTTTTTCAAGACAACCTCTTGAAATTGTGCGATTTTGGTCTTGCACGTGAGATTAAAGATTCGCAGACAACATCCTGCCAGATGGGAACATATCGCTACATGGCACCAGAAATTCATCTGGGGAATGGGCGTGGAAGGGCTGTCTATTCAAGACCCGTTGATGTATGGGCCTATGGGATGCTGATTCTAGAGATCTGCACACGGAAACCACCATTTCATGACTTGGAATTTCACAACGTGGGTGTTGAAGTTGGCAGAGGAGTCAAGCCATTCATACCTGAACACTGTCCCAAGGGGCTGGCAAATATCATGCAGCAGTGTTGGAATACTAATCCTAAGCAACGGCCTACAATGATATATATTGTGGAGG CATTGGGTGATTGGTCATTGCAGAGAGAAATCCAACCCGCGCATCACAAATATCATCGTATCGCCTGCTGTCCAAATGGGGACATGGTTACGTCTTACAAAGATGAGCTCTGTCTTTTCGATTGTGATGGGAAATTCAAAATGCAACTGATATCAACTGAGACAGACTCTGACATGAAAATCGGCTTCGTTTGTAACATATGTGTATCATCAAAAGGATACATCTTTGTTGTGAGTGATTCCTGTAGATTTGTCCACGTGTTTACTACAGAAGGAAATTACAACCACTGTTTTACACCTGGTGATGATTCCAACACATCTGTAAAGTGGAAATGTCTAGCCATAGATAGAGAAGGACATTTATTGGTGGGTGATAGTGAAAGGGGTATCATCACAAGTCATGCATGTCCAGATGGTGTTCAAGAAGGGTGGTCAAGGGTGGTTAAGAAGATCAATTGCTCTCTTGGTTATTATCCAAGCATGGTTGTCAATAGCAAGAATCAAATCCTGATTCATTCCCATCCAGCATTAGACTCGGTATACAGTAGGGTAGTAGCAATAGACTACTCAGGTAACGAAGTTTTTACCTTCACCCCAGAGTTCGATGATGATCTGACAGGTAGAAAGGTAATTCCCTATGGGATAGGCTGTAATGACAGCAATAATATTTATGTTGCAATGGACCCAGGAATGCTAGTATACAACAGAGGTCACATTCACAGATACAGCCCAACAGGTGTATTCCTACAATGTATAGCCAAAGGATTGTACAATCCCTGTGACTTGTCAATGACTCCTGATGGTTCGCTAATGGTTGCTAATGGGAAATCAATCCTAAAATACCACCTGCAGTAA